From Carya illinoinensis cultivar Pawnee chromosome 5, C.illinoinensisPawnee_v1, whole genome shotgun sequence, one genomic window encodes:
- the LOC122310795 gene encoding uncharacterized protein LOC122310795: protein MAATVSLSFSIDPQHHHFSLKTHFKPHPTHLFTPLPPILKHPLLISRKYNRYASKSSSSSSHSTPSTATSSSYPEDPFRTGRFLSNEELEKLKLLGDFEYYRELEFGSLSIRVMRAEEMDATVALLAESFAESMLWPSGYLSLLRFLVKQYLIERRSLMPHTATLIGFYRRKENGISVQEEQLAGTVEVCFDKRGANASPPTPTPPKNSPYICNMTVKKPLRRRGIGWHLLKASEELISEMSFSREVYLHCRMIDAAPFNMYAKAGYSIVKTDSILILLMLQRRKHLMCKKLQARRSLSDMSDSDEE from the exons ATGGCTGCGACAGTCTCGCTCTCTTTCTCCATAGATCCACAACACCATCACTTCTCCTTGAAGACGCACTTCAAACCCCACCCAACACATCTTTTCACTCCCTTACCGCCTATCCTCAAACACCCACTTCTTATTTCTCGCAAATACAATCGTTACGCCTCCAAATCTTCGTCCTCTTCCTCCCACTCCACTCCTTCAACAGCCACAAGCTCTTCTTATCCTGAAGACCCATTTCGAACAGGTCGGTTTCTGAGCAATGAAGAACTTGAAAAGCTCAAACTCCTTGGGGATTTCGAGTATTATCGAGAGCTGGAATTTGGGTCATTGTCGATTCGGGTAATGAGGGCGGAGGAGATGGACGCTACCGTTGCTTTGCTTGCCGAATCCTTTGCAGAGTCCATGCTTTGGCCTTCTGGGTACCTGTCCCTGCTGAGGTTTTTAGTGAAACAGTACTTGATTGAGAGACGATCTCTAATGCCCCACACCGCCACGCTTATTGGTTTTtacagaagaaaagaaaatggaatatCAGTACAAGAAGAGCAGCTGGCGGGGACTGTTGAGGTTTGCTTTGATAAAAGGGGTGCAAATGCTTCTCCTCCCACGCCTACTCCTCCCAAGAATTCACCGTATATCTGTAATATGACCGTCAAAAAGCCACTTCGCAG GAGGGGCATTGGCTGGCATCTCCTAAAGGCAAGTGAGGAACTAATTTCGGAGATGAGTTTCTCAAGAGAGGTCTACTTACACTGCAGAATGATTGATGCAGCTCCATTCAATATGTATGCAAAAGCAGGCTACAGCATCGTCAAGACAGATAGTATTTTAATCCTGTTGATGTTGCAGAGACGTAAGCATTTGATGTGCAAGAAACTTCAAGCCCGAAGAAGCCTTTCTGATATGTCAGATTCTGATGAAGAATGA
- the LOC122310794 gene encoding probable serine/threonine-protein kinase PBL28 isoform X1 produces the protein MPFGLVAAWNKRRRSKSHDTIDPWIYKPLEFWQLEDQTPQPKKRHNGSSVFTLKEMERATNSFSEENFLGKGGFGRVYKGTLRSGEVVAIKKMELPPFKKAEGEREFRVEVDMLSRLAHPNLVSLIGYCADGKHRFLVYEYMQNGNLQDHLNGIGEAKMDWPKRLKVALGAAKGLAYLHSSSDVGIPIVHRDFKSTNVLLNANFEAKISDFGLAKLMPEGQETYVTVRVLGTFGYFDPEYTSTGKLTLQSDVYAFGVVLLELLTGRRAVDLNQGPNDQNLVLQVRQILNDRKKLHKVIDPELSRSSYTLESIAMFANLASRCVRIESSKRPSMAECVKEIQVIIYLNSKGLGTAMHTLRMV, from the exons ATGCCCTTCGGATTGGTTGCAGCGTGGAACAAGCGCCGGAGAAGCAAGTCCCATGACACCATAGACCCTT GGATTTATAAACCTCTGGAATTTTGGCAACTTGAAGATCAAACCCCTCAACCCAAGAAAAGGCACAATGGATCATCAGTTTTCACGctcaaagaaatggaaagagCAACAAACTCATTCAGTGAAGAGAATTTTCTCGGAAAGGGAGGATTCGGACGAGTTTACAAAGGCACTCTGCGGTCAGGAGAGGTGGTAGCAATCAAGAAAATGGAGCTGCCACCGTTTAAAAAAGCCGAGGGGGAGCGAGAGTTCAGAGTAGAAGTTGATATGTTGAGCAGACTTGCTCACCCAAATCTGGTTTCCTTGATAGGCTATTGCGCTGATGGGAAGCACAGGTTTCTGGTTTACGAATATATGCAGAATGGAAACCTGCAAGATCATTTAAACG GTATTGGGGAAGCAAAAATGGATTGGCCTAAAAGACTCAAAGTGGCCCTTGGAGCAGCTAAAGGACTTGCTTATCTCCATTCTAGTTCTGACGTTGGTATTCCAATTGTTCATCGAGATTTCAAGTCCACCAACGTTCTTCTAAACGCCAACTTTGAAGCAAAG ATATCCGATTTTGGACTTGCCAAATTAATGCCAGAGGGCCAGGAGACCTATGTAACAGTTAGAGTGCTTGGCACATTCGGCTATTTTGATCCCGAGTATACATCG ACAGGGAAACTCACTCTACAAAGTGATGTTTATGCATTTGGAGTGGTTCTTCTTGAGCTTCTGACTGGACGTCGAGCCGTGGACTTAAACCAGGGACCAAACGATCAAAACCTTGTACTACAG GTAAGGCAAATATTGAATGATCGGAAGAAACTGCATAAGGTGATAGATCCAGAGCTGAGCCGAAGTTCGTACACCTTGGAGTCTATAGCCATGTTTGCAAACCTGGCATCAAGATGTGTCCGTATTGAGAGTAGTAAGAGACCCTCAATGGCAGAATGTGTAAAAGAAATCCAagtgattatttatttaaattcaaaaggCTTGGGCACGGCTATGCACACTTTAAGAATGGTCTAA
- the LOC122310794 gene encoding probable serine/threonine-protein kinase PBL28 isoform X2, whose amino-acid sequence MERATNSFSEENFLGKGGFGRVYKGTLRSGEVVAIKKMELPPFKKAEGEREFRVEVDMLSRLAHPNLVSLIGYCADGKHRFLVYEYMQNGNLQDHLNGIGEAKMDWPKRLKVALGAAKGLAYLHSSSDVGIPIVHRDFKSTNVLLNANFEAKISDFGLAKLMPEGQETYVTVRVLGTFGYFDPEYTSTGKLTLQSDVYAFGVVLLELLTGRRAVDLNQGPNDQNLVLQVRQILNDRKKLHKVIDPELSRSSYTLESIAMFANLASRCVRIESSKRPSMAECVKEIQVIIYLNSKGLGTAMHTLRMV is encoded by the exons atggaaagagCAACAAACTCATTCAGTGAAGAGAATTTTCTCGGAAAGGGAGGATTCGGACGAGTTTACAAAGGCACTCTGCGGTCAGGAGAGGTGGTAGCAATCAAGAAAATGGAGCTGCCACCGTTTAAAAAAGCCGAGGGGGAGCGAGAGTTCAGAGTAGAAGTTGATATGTTGAGCAGACTTGCTCACCCAAATCTGGTTTCCTTGATAGGCTATTGCGCTGATGGGAAGCACAGGTTTCTGGTTTACGAATATATGCAGAATGGAAACCTGCAAGATCATTTAAACG GTATTGGGGAAGCAAAAATGGATTGGCCTAAAAGACTCAAAGTGGCCCTTGGAGCAGCTAAAGGACTTGCTTATCTCCATTCTAGTTCTGACGTTGGTATTCCAATTGTTCATCGAGATTTCAAGTCCACCAACGTTCTTCTAAACGCCAACTTTGAAGCAAAG ATATCCGATTTTGGACTTGCCAAATTAATGCCAGAGGGCCAGGAGACCTATGTAACAGTTAGAGTGCTTGGCACATTCGGCTATTTTGATCCCGAGTATACATCG ACAGGGAAACTCACTCTACAAAGTGATGTTTATGCATTTGGAGTGGTTCTTCTTGAGCTTCTGACTGGACGTCGAGCCGTGGACTTAAACCAGGGACCAAACGATCAAAACCTTGTACTACAG GTAAGGCAAATATTGAATGATCGGAAGAAACTGCATAAGGTGATAGATCCAGAGCTGAGCCGAAGTTCGTACACCTTGGAGTCTATAGCCATGTTTGCAAACCTGGCATCAAGATGTGTCCGTATTGAGAGTAGTAAGAGACCCTCAATGGCAGAATGTGTAAAAGAAATCCAagtgattatttatttaaattcaaaaggCTTGGGCACGGCTATGCACACTTTAAGAATGGTCTAA